A window from Streptomyces sp. SAI-127 encodes these proteins:
- a CDS encoding XRE family transcriptional regulator yields MSLFGDGLEAAVQKAFTRPAPKSAGAQMRYLVKQLKSTKAVAQMLRISQRTVERYVKDQIKKPRPDLAARLEREVKKRWQPQIRAKARQKAATTGGIVVDTRARLGYTAPIGSTDQDRIRHLTVALPPRYAARLFNAQEAGATDQQLKEIAAEALKEVYFQDGGRRAGSLEEVRFTDIEHLEFDL; encoded by the coding sequence ATGAGCCTGTTCGGGGACGGCCTGGAAGCCGCAGTGCAGAAGGCGTTCACCCGCCCGGCACCCAAGAGCGCGGGCGCGCAGATGCGGTACCTGGTCAAGCAGCTCAAAAGCACCAAGGCGGTCGCCCAGATGCTGCGCATCTCGCAGCGCACCGTCGAGCGGTACGTGAAGGACCAGATCAAGAAGCCCCGCCCGGACCTCGCCGCGCGACTGGAGCGCGAGGTGAAGAAGCGCTGGCAGCCACAGATTAGGGCCAAGGCCCGGCAGAAGGCGGCGACCACCGGCGGCATCGTCGTCGACACCCGCGCCCGCCTCGGCTACACCGCGCCGATCGGGTCGACGGACCAGGACCGCATCCGGCACCTGACCGTCGCCCTGCCGCCCCGCTACGCCGCCCGACTCTTCAACGCCCAAGAGGCCGGCGCCACCGACCAGCAGCTGAAGGAGATCGCCGCCGAAGCGCTCAAGGAGGTCTACTTCCAGGACGGCGGCCGCCGCGCGGGAAGCCTGGAGGAGGTCCGGTTCACGGACATCGAGCACCTCGAGTTCGACCTGTAG